The Spirosoma radiotolerans genome has a window encoding:
- a CDS encoding GlxA family transcriptional regulator, translating to MNGNPERKQIVIVVMSGNMLLNFAGPSDVFCNANGSLVDAGFPEGYDVLIAAPTKDRKVRGRTGIEIQCPYHAMEIEQPFDTLIIAGNDRSTEGNTRLAEFHEWLSRIDTAKTRRIGSICGGAFALAKAGLLDGKKATTHWERSETLRKEYPAIQLEAHQFFTSDGNIYTSAGVTSGIDLSLAMIEEDYGRDIAIRVARRLVFYLSRPGFQSQFGNLLPLYETENIAGKLHKWLKEHLNEPLDVVRMADHLSMSTRNFTRVFHKQTGMPPAKYIEKFRLEAARKLLEDTDISLERIAEQCGLVNLVGMRRTFLRHLNVTPSDYRRTFRTALKNAGITELLNN from the coding sequence ATGAACGGTAATCCTGAAAGAAAGCAAATTGTAATTGTGGTCATGTCGGGGAACATGCTACTGAATTTCGCAGGCCCTTCGGATGTTTTTTGTAATGCAAATGGCAGCCTTGTTGATGCCGGTTTCCCGGAAGGATATGACGTATTAATCGCTGCGCCAACAAAAGACAGGAAGGTGCGCGGCCGGACCGGTATTGAAATTCAATGCCCATATCATGCGATGGAAATAGAGCAACCTTTCGATACACTGATAATTGCAGGTAATGACCGGAGCACTGAAGGTAATACCCGCCTGGCCGAATTTCATGAATGGCTTAGTCGTATTGATACCGCTAAAACAAGGCGCATCGGTTCAATTTGCGGTGGCGCTTTTGCTTTGGCTAAAGCTGGATTGCTCGATGGGAAAAAGGCTACGACTCATTGGGAACGTAGCGAAACCCTTAGAAAAGAATATCCAGCCATTCAGTTAGAAGCACATCAATTTTTTACCAGTGATGGCAACATTTATACATCTGCTGGCGTAACATCCGGCATAGATTTATCCCTCGCGATGATTGAAGAAGACTACGGCAGGGATATCGCGATACGGGTAGCCAGAAGACTGGTTTTTTACTTAAGCAGGCCCGGTTTCCAGTCTCAATTTGGTAACCTTCTTCCGCTTTATGAAACCGAAAACATTGCCGGTAAATTGCACAAATGGTTAAAAGAGCATTTAAATGAGCCGCTCGATGTTGTGCGCATGGCCGATCATTTAAGCATGAGCACCCGGAATTTCACACGTGTATTTCATAAACAGACTGGTATGCCACCTGCAAAATATATTGAAAAGTTCCGTCTGGAAGCTGCACGCAAACTTTTAGAAGATACAGATATTTCGCTGGAAAGGATAGCAGAACAGTGTGGTCTAGTCAACCTGGTCGGCATGCGACGCACGTTTTTAAGACACTTGAATGTAACGCCCTCTGATTATAGGCGAACTTTCCGCACGGCACTAAAAAATGCAGGTATCACTGAATTACTCAATAATTAG
- a CDS encoding serine hydrolase, protein MKSQLNLLVLVFLGLLLSLTACDKTVDVGPNGASLNTDDLIKAIAKRLDGKCVGYQVVVSVNGIQKSSHAYGDARLAQDGNARAMFINDKYNIASCSKTITAAALLRALNAKQKSVNDLMYPYLPTHWKLGDGLKTVTFKQLLTHQSGFVGKTYGSGYDSLKKLVSEGLVDSKKPAKYNNANYALMRFLITTLGDYSVTKISAATTTASSLTALEAKQAQEYADDYIDYCQKYVLGVSGAGMSTLVCKPTDAAPALCYQFPKDNGPGTDFGDMTLTNAERGWTMSSVQMAAFLSTLHFTEKIIPKTLSDMMINDVAGYDSRGQTPNKMGFYAKNGGYPGKYADKVLDGANYGKKYNNGQLETWFFGFDNQVQISFIANSQVLITANSSTAPNGEYASSSILAAFDEWYGSIKK, encoded by the coding sequence ATGAAATCTCAACTCAATTTGCTCGTACTGGTTTTTCTCGGTTTACTCTTAAGTTTGACCGCCTGCGATAAAACCGTCGATGTTGGCCCCAACGGCGCTTCGCTCAATACTGACGATCTGATAAAAGCAATTGCCAAACGACTCGATGGCAAATGCGTGGGCTACCAGGTCGTTGTTTCGGTCAATGGCATCCAGAAAAGCAGTCACGCCTATGGAGATGCCCGGCTGGCTCAGGATGGCAATGCCCGGGCGATGTTCATCAATGATAAATATAACATTGCCAGCTGTAGTAAAACCATCACGGCTGCGGCCCTGCTGCGAGCACTAAATGCAAAACAGAAGTCTGTCAATGATTTGATGTATCCCTATCTACCCACTCACTGGAAATTAGGCGATGGGCTAAAAACGGTCACGTTTAAGCAGCTCTTGACTCACCAGTCTGGTTTTGTCGGTAAAACGTATGGATCGGGGTATGACAGTCTGAAGAAACTAGTGAGCGAGGGTCTGGTGGACAGTAAAAAGCCGGCAAAGTACAACAACGCCAATTATGCCCTCATGCGTTTTCTGATTACAACCCTGGGTGACTACTCCGTAACGAAGATATCGGCGGCTACCACCACGGCCAGTTCGCTGACGGCTTTGGAAGCCAAGCAGGCCCAGGAGTATGCCGATGACTACATTGATTATTGTCAAAAATATGTACTTGGCGTGTCGGGAGCCGGCATGAGCACCCTCGTTTGCAAACCAACGGATGCAGCGCCTGCGCTTTGCTACCAGTTTCCCAAAGACAATGGCCCAGGCACCGACTTCGGGGACATGACCTTGACCAATGCTGAACGAGGCTGGACCATGTCGAGTGTACAGATGGCGGCTTTTTTGAGTACGCTTCATTTTACGGAAAAGATTATCCCAAAAACGCTCTCGGATATGATGATCAATGATGTAGCAGGGTATGACTCTCGCGGGCAGACGCCTAATAAAATGGGGTTCTATGCCAAAAATGGCGGCTATCCGGGAAAGTACGCTGACAAAGTGTTAGACGGGGCAAACTATGGTAAGAAGTATAATAATGGACAGCTAGAGACCTGGTTCTTTGGTTTTGATAATCAAGTACAGATCAGTTTCATTGCCAACTCACAAGTGTTGATCACGGCTAATTCAAGCACGGCTCCCAATGGCGAGTATGCTTCAAGTTCAATCCTTGCTGCTTTTGACGAGTGGTACGGATCAATCAAGAAATGA
- a CDS encoding antitoxin Xre/MbcA/ParS toxin-binding domain-containing protein produces MVKPIGLTNKEMARILNLSERTLHGLQPDARLDSNASERLSLLEVLIKHGLDVFDGRTDVLGRWLQGPLPELRRQAPVTLLDTTTGFSMVHTVLGRIEHGIYS; encoded by the coding sequence GTGGTTAAACCTATTGGGCTAACCAACAAAGAGATGGCGCGCATCCTGAATCTCTCCGAGCGTACCTTACATGGGCTACAACCTGACGCCCGATTAGATAGCAATGCCTCAGAGCGACTATCATTACTGGAGGTATTAATCAAGCACGGACTAGACGTATTTGATGGGCGTACCGACGTACTGGGCCGCTGGCTGCAGGGGCCTTTACCGGAACTCCGTCGACAGGCGCCCGTTACGCTCTTAGACACTACCACTGGCTTTAGCATGGTGCATACCGTATTGGGACGGATCGAACATGGCATCTACTCCTAA
- a CDS encoding peptidase associated/transthyretin-like domain-containing protein, with the protein MNYESKLGAIIKGVLLVMLLVYSYGGYAQTGYIIHGQVIDAVTGRPIPFVTLSVADGQVSNETNSQGYFKLNVPQLLRQDTLSLLAINYQLKQVPLLRLALTDTLIRLNAFQVAASPTDTYFSLERSFQARDTLLKAVAAIAKNYTRKPTLLRGFYRETINEQSPNLCVSYAEGLIDIYKPAYSFTKKSDQIHFVKGQRKPLTAFKIPVLTPGPWVSNMLDIIKYQEFLFRNGQLNKDYVFELNSQTMIGGQWVYVINFKPRSFYKTSGYFVGKLFLTKDDLAIVHAEYELAERGLSLLNKSLNTQVYSTHLSKRSYVANYTKFGDSWSFQSGSIENTFSHIPSASAFQSRIDFVVTRRQEGDSDTKPYTADQLVDYSKMTMSSFDQTSATFWKEENYLLPTLSLPTLLTGTTDR; encoded by the coding sequence ATGAATTACGAATCTAAACTAGGTGCAATCATCAAAGGTGTCTTGTTAGTAATGTTACTGGTCTACTCCTATGGTGGATATGCTCAAACGGGGTATATCATTCATGGGCAAGTTATAGATGCCGTCACAGGCAGACCCATCCCCTTTGTTACTCTCTCGGTCGCTGACGGCCAAGTCAGTAATGAAACCAATAGCCAAGGGTATTTTAAACTGAATGTACCCCAACTGCTCAGGCAGGATACCTTAAGTCTTCTAGCTATCAACTACCAGTTAAAGCAAGTACCCCTGCTCAGACTTGCTTTGACTGATACTCTTATTCGACTCAACGCTTTCCAAGTTGCAGCTTCTCCAACTGACACATATTTCAGTCTGGAAAGATCGTTTCAGGCTAGAGATACTTTATTAAAGGCGGTGGCGGCAATTGCTAAAAATTACACTAGAAAGCCAACTCTGTTGCGTGGCTTTTATCGAGAAACGATCAATGAGCAAAGTCCTAATTTATGTGTTTCTTATGCCGAAGGGCTAATTGATATCTATAAGCCAGCCTACTCTTTCACTAAAAAGAGCGATCAAATTCACTTTGTCAAAGGCCAACGTAAGCCCTTGACTGCCTTCAAAATTCCGGTACTAACGCCAGGCCCTTGGGTTAGTAATATGCTGGATATTATTAAATATCAAGAGTTCTTATTTCGGAATGGCCAGCTTAACAAAGATTATGTCTTTGAGCTGAATAGCCAGACGATGATCGGTGGTCAATGGGTTTATGTAATCAACTTCAAACCTCGCAGTTTCTATAAGACAAGTGGTTATTTTGTCGGTAAATTATTTCTGACGAAAGACGATTTAGCGATTGTGCATGCCGAGTATGAGTTGGCCGAGCGAGGCCTTAGCTTATTGAACAAAAGTCTAAACACTCAAGTGTATTCAACTCATTTAAGTAAGCGTAGCTATGTGGCTAACTACACCAAATTTGGTGATTCTTGGTCTTTTCAGAGTGGTAGTATCGAGAATACGTTTTCGCATATTCCCTCAGCATCTGCTTTTCAGTCCCGAATTGATTTTGTGGTAACTCGTCGTCAAGAAGGGGATAGCGACACAAAGCCCTACACGGCTGATCAATTGGTTGATTATAGCAAGATGACGATGTCCTCTTTTGACCAGACTAGCGCCACCTTCTGGAAGGAAGAGAATTATTTACTACCAACTCTTTCTCTGCCTACACTACTTACAGGAACTACTGATCGATAA
- a CDS encoding high-potential iron-sulfur protein: MNPDTKQQRYSRRQFLGKSIFTGSAALSLSLVLGRCQSKTTSAQENEKAAIDPCNDFSGVSEADLKTRKKLGYVNQSPRPESKCGNCNLWLPPKAGQNCGSCMLFKGPVYTTGYCTYWAPQGK, translated from the coding sequence ATGAACCCAGATACTAAACAGCAACGCTACTCCCGGCGGCAATTCCTTGGCAAATCCATTTTTACGGGATCGGCGGCATTGAGTTTGTCCCTGGTGCTGGGTAGGTGCCAATCAAAAACAACATCAGCGCAAGAGAACGAAAAGGCTGCCATTGACCCCTGTAATGACTTTTCAGGCGTAAGCGAAGCCGATCTGAAAACACGAAAAAAGCTGGGTTACGTGAATCAATCGCCCCGGCCGGAATCGAAGTGTGGCAACTGCAATCTATGGCTTCCGCCCAAAGCGGGTCAGAACTGTGGTTCGTGTATGCTATTCAAAGGCCCGGTTTACACGACGGGTTATTGTACCTATTGGGCTCCACAAGGTAAGTAG
- a CDS encoding glycoside hydrolase family 43 protein yields MKSFLTYSLLLLAFLQASAQANREIFFADVTIYVEGGKYYLTGSKGGSSGPQGFAILESKDLKTWAVPAKANDSLGMILTEGDHTFGTKGFWAPQILNDNGTYYLTYTANEQTVLAESTSLLGPYRQKEVGPIDGSEKNIDSYIFKDTDGKYYLYCVRFDKGNYLYVAEFDLKTGMINPQTLKRCFGQTEPWEATPNYKSAPIMEGPTVIKLDHKYYLFYSANHFQNIDYAIGYAVADSPYGPWVKYKNNPIIHRSIVGENGSGHGDLFEGLDKQLYYVYHIHNSSEKVGPRRTRIVPVEKEWDEKAGVFRFSVKGKEVIVPIMAEK; encoded by the coding sequence ATGAAATCGTTTCTTACTTATTCTCTCCTTTTACTGGCTTTCCTGCAGGCATCAGCCCAGGCAAACCGAGAGATTTTTTTTGCCGATGTAACCATCTATGTTGAGGGAGGCAAGTACTACCTGACCGGGTCAAAAGGGGGAAGTAGCGGGCCGCAGGGATTTGCCATCTTAGAATCAAAAGACCTCAAAACATGGGCCGTGCCTGCCAAGGCAAATGATTCGCTGGGTATGATCCTGACCGAAGGCGACCATACCTTTGGCACCAAAGGCTTCTGGGCACCCCAGATCCTCAACGATAACGGCACGTATTATCTTACCTATACGGCCAATGAACAAACCGTTTTAGCGGAGTCCACATCGTTGTTGGGACCATACCGGCAAAAAGAAGTTGGACCCATTGATGGGTCTGAGAAAAATATCGATTCCTATATCTTCAAGGACACCGATGGTAAATATTATCTCTACTGTGTTCGGTTTGACAAAGGTAATTACCTGTATGTTGCCGAGTTTGACCTGAAAACCGGAATGATAAATCCCCAAACCTTAAAGCGATGTTTTGGCCAGACAGAGCCCTGGGAGGCAACACCCAATTATAAATCAGCCCCCATTATGGAAGGGCCTACCGTTATAAAATTGGACCATAAATATTACCTGTTTTATTCGGCCAATCATTTTCAGAACATCGATTATGCGATTGGCTATGCCGTGGCCGATTCACCCTACGGGCCTTGGGTAAAATATAAAAACAACCCGATTATTCACCGTTCGATCGTTGGCGAAAATGGATCAGGCCATGGTGACCTATTTGAAGGACTAGACAAGCAGTTGTATTATGTCTACCACATTCACAACTCATCAGAAAAAGTAGGCCCCCGCCGGACACGGATCGTGCCGGTGGAAAAAGAATGGGATGAAAAAGCGGGGGTGTTTAGATTTAGTGTGAAAGGGAAGGAGGTCATTGTACCGATAATGGCCGAAAAATAA
- the gap gene encoding type I glyceraldehyde-3-phosphate dehydrogenase yields the protein MKIAINGFGRIGRMTLRALQAQTEVEVVAINDLTDVETLAHLLKYDTAHGRFPGEVIADGGTLKVNGKSIAMYKEKDPAKLPWASLGVDAVIESTGRFTDKATAQAHIDAGAKKVLITAPATGGVKTIVHGVNNELIGGDQIYSTASCTTGSIAPVLFVLDKEFGIESGYMVTVHAFTADQNLQDAPHKDLRRARAAAYSIIPTTTGAAKAIGNVLPNLQGKMDGYSYRVPVIDGSIVDLSINLKKDVTATEVNEVLKRYADTTLKGIMEYTEEQFVSSDILGNTHSSIVDGGMTKVIGKHIKVVAWYDNEVGISNRIAELISLI from the coding sequence ATGAAAATTGCAATCAATGGTTTTGGCCGCATTGGCCGCATGACTTTACGCGCGCTCCAAGCACAAACCGAGGTAGAAGTAGTCGCCATTAATGACCTTACAGATGTAGAGACACTCGCTCATCTATTGAAATACGATACGGCACACGGTCGTTTTCCGGGTGAAGTTATTGCGGATGGCGGGACTTTGAAGGTTAACGGTAAAAGCATCGCTATGTATAAAGAAAAAGATCCGGCAAAACTACCCTGGGCTTCCCTGGGCGTCGATGCGGTCATAGAATCAACTGGCCGTTTTACAGACAAGGCGACCGCGCAGGCCCATATTGATGCAGGGGCAAAAAAAGTATTGATCACCGCGCCAGCGACAGGCGGTGTAAAAACAATTGTACATGGCGTGAATAATGAGTTAATAGGTGGTGATCAAATCTATTCAACTGCGTCCTGTACCACCGGAAGTATTGCGCCTGTTTTATTTGTACTTGATAAAGAGTTTGGCATTGAATCAGGTTATATGGTAACCGTTCACGCATTCACTGCCGACCAGAATTTGCAGGATGCTCCGCATAAAGACCTTCGCCGGGCACGGGCAGCTGCATACTCCATCATTCCAACTACCACAGGTGCGGCAAAAGCAATCGGTAATGTATTACCTAATCTGCAAGGAAAAATGGACGGCTATTCCTACCGGGTACCGGTGATCGATGGCTCCATCGTTGACCTTTCCATTAATTTAAAAAAAGACGTTACAGCAACTGAAGTAAATGAAGTACTGAAACGGTATGCAGACACGACGCTTAAAGGCATTATGGAATACACGGAAGAGCAATTTGTGTCTTCAGATATTTTAGGCAACACGCATTCTTCTATTGTCGATGGCGGAATGACAAAAGTCATAGGTAAACATATAAAAGTAGTTGCCTGGTATGATAACGAAGTAGGGATATCTAACCGGATTGCCGAGTTAATTTCGCTGATTTGA
- a CDS encoding glucosamine-6-phosphate deaminase: MDTQIPVLREFSVDKLTVKLYENRQRLGENAAQLAATTIRDLQKKQPVVNIVFAAAPSQNEFLDALAQQPDIAWECINAFHMDEYIGLPDDAPQRFGNFLKDKLFAKVPLRAIYYIRGNNDPEAESKRYESLLQDYPTDIVCMGIGENCHIAFNDPHVAHFDDPTLIKKVALDLTSRWQQVHDGCFATLDQVPEYALTLTIPALIKAPAIFCMVPAAHKAEAIHHTLTDVISEQYPSTILRNHVNATLFIDQDSGSFL, translated from the coding sequence ATGGATACACAAATCCCCGTCTTACGCGAATTCAGCGTTGACAAGCTTACGGTTAAACTATACGAAAATCGGCAGCGCCTGGGCGAAAATGCAGCACAGCTCGCTGCCACCACGATTCGGGACTTGCAGAAAAAACAACCTGTTGTCAACATTGTATTCGCGGCTGCGCCCTCACAAAACGAGTTTCTGGATGCACTTGCTCAACAACCCGATATTGCCTGGGAATGTATCAATGCCTTTCATATGGATGAATACATCGGCCTGCCCGATGACGCGCCCCAACGGTTTGGCAACTTCCTAAAAGACAAGTTATTTGCCAAAGTACCGCTGCGGGCTATTTATTACATTCGTGGGAACAACGACCCTGAGGCTGAGAGTAAACGTTATGAATCGTTACTTCAAGACTACCCTACCGACATTGTCTGCATGGGTATTGGCGAAAACTGCCATATCGCGTTCAACGATCCTCATGTTGCTCATTTCGATGATCCTACCCTCATTAAGAAGGTTGCCTTAGACTTGACAAGTCGATGGCAGCAAGTTCACGACGGTTGTTTTGCCACCCTGGATCAAGTACCTGAATACGCCCTAACACTCACAATTCCAGCGCTGATCAAAGCACCTGCTATTTTTTGTATGGTACCGGCAGCTCACAAAGCAGAAGCGATCCACCACACGCTGACAGATGTTATTTCGGAGCAATACCCTTCTACTATTTTACGGAACCATGTTAACGCAACTCTTTTTATTGATCAGGATAGTGGTTCATTCCTTTAA
- a CDS encoding S41 family peptidase: MKTNSIHRKTIDWVSFQEQVNVKAQGAQTIADTYPAIQLALTLLDDHHSFYTSAEGEVLHSNSPATCSDVSPAPVPNLAAIGYIKITNFVGTGSAATNFAQALQDAIKKADSDSIRGWIVDLRGNYGGNMWAMLAGVGPILGEGLAGYFLDPDGNYSTWSYRLGVAQLNQTPEVKVNSPYQLYKPNPKVALLTNRSTASAGEAIAIAFKTRDQTRSFGTPTCGVSTGNIDIPLSDGGRLTLTTVTMVDRTKRIYGQSIEPDESSYSSTAVDNAIAWLLQ; this comes from the coding sequence ATGAAAACCAACTCGATTCATCGAAAGACGATTGATTGGGTAAGCTTTCAAGAACAAGTCAATGTCAAAGCGCAAGGAGCACAAACCATTGCGGATACGTATCCTGCTATCCAGCTAGCCTTAACCTTACTAGACGATCATCATAGCTTTTATACGTCGGCTGAGGGAGAGGTGCTCCACAGTAATTCTCCAGCTACTTGTAGTGATGTTAGTCCAGCTCCCGTACCAAATTTAGCGGCGATCGGCTATATCAAGATCACTAATTTTGTGGGTACTGGCTCAGCCGCCACCAATTTTGCCCAAGCTCTTCAGGATGCCATAAAAAAGGCTGACTCAGATTCTATCCGGGGCTGGATTGTTGATTTACGGGGAAATTATGGGGGAAACATGTGGGCGATGTTAGCGGGCGTAGGTCCCATCTTAGGTGAAGGACTTGCCGGATATTTCCTGGACCCAGACGGCAACTACTCGACTTGGTCTTATCGGCTAGGGGTAGCCCAACTGAATCAAACCCCGGAAGTAAAGGTCAATAGCCCGTATCAGCTCTATAAACCAAATCCTAAAGTGGCTCTCTTAACCAATCGGTCAACGGCCAGCGCGGGAGAAGCCATCGCTATTGCGTTTAAAACTCGTGATCAGACCCGTAGTTTTGGCACCCCCACTTGTGGTGTATCGACAGGCAATATTGACATTCCCCTTAGTGATGGAGGCCGATTAACGTTAACCACAGTAACAATGGTCGATCGAACGAAACGGATTTATGGGCAGTCTATTGAGCCGGATGAATCCTCGTATTCATCTACTGCTGTGGACAATGCCATCGCTTGGTTATTACAATAA
- a CDS encoding RES domain-containing protein gives MRGRWNPPGVGILYTSASPELALLEQIVHLRSLPYSDLPRLVLLLFLRKVQML, from the coding sequence ATTAGGGGGCGCTGGAATCCGCCCGGCGTTGGTATTCTCTACACCTCGGCTAGCCCTGAGTTAGCCCTGCTGGAACAGATCGTGCACTTACGGTCATTACCCTATAGCGACTTACCTCGATTAGTGCTGTTATTGTTTCTTCGTAAAGTGCAAATGCTATAA
- a CDS encoding sugar MFS transporter gives MATDTLLLDTNRLTRRETKISIFLIGLMFFIFGFISWVNSILIPYFKIACELTSFQAYLVAFAFYIAYFIMSVPASYLLKAVGFKKGMMIGFWAMALGAFIFIPAAMTRTYAVFLMGLFTIGIGLAILQTATNPYITILGPKERAAQRISLMGICNKAAGILSPLVFAAVILRPTDTDLFAQLSSMSANQRGAALDELVRRVIPPYAVLGTFLFVLGYLVYRSPLPEIDTEHETPDVATANAGKTSILQFPHLMLGAFAIFLHVGTQVIAIDTIIGYANSMGIDLLKAKVFPSYTLFCTICGYVIGIITIPRFISQVNALRICTLLGALFTLLIIFTNGTVTFLGHTADMSIWFVVLLGLANSLVWAGLWPLALDGLGRFTKLGASILIMGLCGNAIMPLFYGYLADLYSVHTAYWVLFPCYLYLIYYAIYGHKVKRWSFS, from the coding sequence ATGGCCACAGATACCCTACTCCTCGACACGAATCGCCTGACCAGGCGGGAAACCAAGATTTCGATTTTTTTGATCGGGCTCATGTTTTTCATCTTCGGTTTTATTTCCTGGGTGAACTCCATCCTGATTCCGTACTTTAAAATTGCCTGCGAGTTGACCAGTTTTCAAGCTTATCTCGTCGCATTTGCCTTTTATATTGCCTATTTTATTATGTCGGTTCCAGCGTCTTATCTGTTGAAAGCCGTCGGGTTCAAAAAAGGCATGATGATTGGTTTTTGGGCTATGGCGCTGGGTGCGTTTATTTTCATTCCGGCCGCTATGACCCGCACCTACGCAGTATTCCTGATGGGCTTATTCACGATTGGAATTGGACTGGCTATTCTACAAACGGCAACGAATCCGTATATCACTATACTGGGTCCTAAAGAACGGGCTGCCCAACGCATCAGCCTCATGGGCATTTGTAACAAAGCGGCCGGGATTCTCTCGCCACTGGTTTTTGCCGCCGTCATTTTGCGCCCGACCGATACAGATTTATTTGCACAATTAAGCTCGATGAGTGCGAACCAGCGGGGAGCTGCTCTTGACGAACTGGTTCGGCGTGTCATTCCGCCTTATGCGGTGTTGGGTACATTTCTGTTTGTGCTGGGCTATCTCGTATACCGGTCTCCCCTTCCCGAAATCGACACGGAACATGAAACCCCAGATGTAGCAACCGCTAATGCCGGAAAAACTAGTATTCTGCAGTTCCCGCATTTGATGCTGGGCGCTTTCGCCATTTTCCTGCATGTAGGTACGCAGGTCATTGCCATCGACACGATTATTGGTTATGCGAATTCAATGGGTATTGACCTGCTCAAGGCCAAGGTCTTTCCTTCATATACCTTGTTCTGCACCATTTGTGGCTACGTCATTGGCATCATCACCATTCCCCGTTTCATTAGCCAGGTAAACGCCTTACGCATCTGCACGTTGTTAGGAGCACTATTCACTTTACTCATCATTTTCACGAATGGAACCGTAACGTTTCTGGGGCATACCGCTGATATGTCTATCTGGTTTGTTGTGTTGCTGGGTCTGGCAAACTCATTGGTTTGGGCTGGACTATGGCCGCTGGCCTTGGATGGACTTGGCCGTTTTACAAAACTTGGGGCCTCTATCCTGATTATGGGTTTGTGTGGTAACGCTATCATGCCACTTTTTTACGGCTATTTAGCCGACTTATATTCAGTGCACACAGCCTATTGGGTGCTTTTCCCCTGCTATTTATATCTGATCTATTACGCCATATATGGGCACAAAGTAAAACGGTGGAGCTTCTCATGA